The Microbulbifer sp. YPW1 genome contains the following window.
CATCATGCTTGGAAAAAACATTGTCACTTCTGTCTTCATTTTGGCCGCGTCGGTCGTATGGGCGCAGGAAAAGGCACAAGAGAAGACACTGCAACACACTCCACTTGACGCGTTTGTGGATGGCTTTCCACTAGAGCTTGAAAAGCAGACGCGCAATGCCAATTACAACGAGCTGTTCAAGGGCGGGGATATTTCTGCGTATTTCAATATGCGGGCATCGGAGTTTCTGCCGACAGCCATTCTCCCGCCGCACCAGGACGTGATGCCGCTGGGCAGCAAGCCGATGCCGGAAGTCGGCAAAGTGAAAGTCGAATTGGTGTCCGAAAGTAAGCTCAAGGGGCCGCTTACCCTCGATGAATTCCTTGCGCAGTCCGATGGTGCCCAGGCGTATCTGGTGGTACACAAAGGCAATATCGTGTACGAGAAGTATCCGCGCATGCGCCCCGAGGATCACCATGTCTGGATGTCTTCGTCAAAGCCCACCGCCAGCCTGGTCATCGATCAGCTGATCAGTGAGGGGAAGATCGACGAGAATGCGCCGATCACCAAATACCTGACGGACTTCAAGGGCACCGACTGGGACGGCATCACCACCCGTGATGTGATGGATATGGCCACCGGCATGGACCTGGAGGATACGTCCGAATCCCGCTTCGATCCGGACAACATTGCCCGCCGCGTGTATGAAGCCGAGTTTGGCTTTCCGAATAAAACCCGGGGCGTGGAAAAGCTGCGTGACGTATTGAAGAGCACACCCAAGAAAGACGAGCCCGGTTTGGCATTCGAGTATGCCTCGGGGCTGACGCAAATGCTGGTGCTCCTGGCCGAGGAGGTGGAAAACGACCGCTGGCATCAGATATTCGACCGCCGCGTATGGTCGAAGGTGGGTGCCGAGGGGCCTTTGCAACTGCACATGACACCGGACGGGATAGTTGCGGCGCATGGGTTGATATCGAGTAATCTGCGGGACTTCGCCCGCTTCGGCATGCTCTACACCCCGAGCTGGAAAAAGATCGCCGTCGAGCAGGTGGTGACGGATGAAATCCTCGAGCGCATTCGCAAAGGGGTCCGGTCGCATGAGTTCGTCATGGCCGGGTTCGACGGCGCTGTGTTCGTTGACTATCTGGGTTCAAAGGACTTTATTGCCAACAGCCGCCAGTGGGATGTGATCTGGCCCGATGGCGATATGTGGAAAGGTGGCCTGATGACTCAGGGCCTCTACGTATCGCCCTCCCGGGATCTCGTGATTGTCTATTTCAATGTCAACAACGATGACCACTCGGGGCATCGCTTTGCGCGGCCGATTGCGACTTCAGGGTTTTTCGATAAGTAAACCTCTTTCCAAAACGGAGTTGAACCCCTTGTGGCGCAGGCAAAAGTCGTAACGCTAGTTGCCTTCATCATCAGCTGTGTTCTTGGGTTCGACCCCGCCATCTCCAACACTAAAGGATTTGATTGTAAACTGCCGGCTCCATTCCTCGACGGTGATCGGCTCAAAACGGCCCCTTTCCTCGACCGGAAAACGTATCGACTTGCCGGGGCGGACATCAAGTTGGAACTCGTTGTCGCGCACCACAGGCACGCCGCTCACGATGACGTAAGGAATACCGGAGGTGGGTAAGCCCTGCTCGCCGGCCTTGTAAGTAGCATTGTCCGTTACCTTCTCGGGGTCGAAGATGGTTATGTCTGCGACCATCCCCTCCTGCAGGCGACCTCGCTCCTGCATTGCCTTGATGCCAGTCAGGCCAAGGTGATAAGCCGGCCAGTAGGCCATTTGTGCGATCGTGAACATCAGCGGCACGCCGTTTTCGCGCGCCATCCGGAGTGTCTTGCCGCGGGTGCCTGCGGTTCGCGGGTGACCGACGTAGTCTTCGGGTGGAAGATCCCAGGAGTCGATCCCCTTGCCGGACCACATCGCGTCGGATGCCACGATCATGTGTGGCATGCGTAACCAGTAGGGTAGCCATTCATCCCGTTTGGGGTTGAATGCGAAAATTGTCCGCCCCGGATCCGCCTTGGACGTTGTTTCCCATTCTTGCTGGGTCAGAAATTTGTCCTGAATTGGGTCATAGATGGTCTCCTCATAGGGGCGGCCGCCCGCGAGGATTTTGAATTTCTCAGGCGAGAAAAAGTCAGAGGAAATCGCGGTCGATGCTGCGGAATATGGGTAGTATTCCGACCAGACGTTGTAACCCTGGGCGCGCGCTTTCTGCAGTTTTTCTTCGTTTTCCCACCAGCCGTATTCGTTGTCGTGGTTAATGGAAAACGGCGCGTCGAGCACCATCGCGTTCGCAAGGAGCTCACTGGTGCCAAGCGTTCCCTCTGGATTGCTGGGATTTCCATGAAAGCGCACATGGGCACCGAGCGCCCGACCATAGTTGGCCGCGACCTCCTGCGTCTTGAACATCTCGAATGTCGTTACTCCCTCGCTCATGTAGCCAATGGTTGAGGCGAGGCTGAGCGCACCCTGGCGTAACTCCTCATCAATGTGTGTGAGGATTTGATTCAGCTGATCCAGATCGCTGCGTGTGACGGACCAGCCGGGAACACCGTCTGTTTTCACCGCTTGCGCGCGCAGTTCGAAAACACTGGTGGCGTCATGCCATCCGCTGGTATCGACTTCTGGATCGTGAATCCGTGTCCGGGTCATTTCCTGACTGACGCCGGTGCCGTAATTCAGCGGCCAGCCGGATTTGTCTTTTGCGGCATACCAGTCGGCAACATTTATCGCGCCCGCTTCGAGGTCCATTCCTGTGGTTACGCCATCGAGTGCGGCGAGTTTCAGCGACAGCCCGTCGAGGGCATGGAAGTGCAGGTCGATAAATCCGGGGGCGACGACAAGGCCCGTTGCATCGATGGTCTTGACCCCCTTGAGGTCATGGGGGGTAATCTTGGCAATCCGTCCGTCTTTGACGCCAACATTGAGCACCGCGTCCAGCATGGACTCAGGATCGATCACCCGGCCGTTATTGATCACGAGGTCGTAGTCTTGAGCGAGCGATGACATCGTGCAGCCAAGCAAAAGGGCTGTGATAAAGACTCTCGAACATTTCAACGGTATATCTCCTTTGCTTCCAACCTAGGCGCGCGACTTGGGCTTTGGCTAATCCGTTTTCCCTGGTGGCTGGAAGACAGGTTGTCGGTACCAAGCCGTGTTTTACTAATAGGCGACTCGTGCCCTCAGGCCAAAGAGTGCCGTGAAGTCCTCGGTGGTATTGAGTGTGGGATTCTGAATCAACTGGATGCTTGGAGTGACTTGTACACGCTCGGTGACCTGCCACCGCTGGAAGATTTCCATGGTGTACTGGTCATCAAGTTTTGCTTTAAAGGTGTCACGGTTGGGGCGGCTCCAGTTAAGGCCAAGCCCCAGCAAATCGCGGCCAGGTATGCTTGCATACCCAAACCCCAAGCTGAAAGATGCCTGGTAGAAGCTCGCTCCGTCTTCCGCCCAGCCTCCGCGAATAAATGGAAGCCAATGATTGTCGACCTTACGGGTAAGTGAGGCGTTGATTCCCCAGCCATCTGGTGTGCCAGCCTCGTCGCGTTCGTCGATCTGCCAGAGAGTGACGTGAGCATTGTCGATAAAAAGCTGTTCTTTTGCCGAGGTTCTACCAATCTCAAGGGTCTTGATGGTTTCGAAATCGCTGAAAAAGGTGTCAAAACCGCCACCAAGATCGGTAGCATCGCCGTTGGCATCGGCAATGCCGCCCACCGCATAAATCTGATCCGTCAGGAAGCCACCAACCATCGCCCCGAGTGCCCCATCGGGTAAACCAGCAATAGCGCCGGCGCCGGTCTGGAAGACGAGGTTGGAGAACCCGGTCCAGGGACTCGCAAGGGCATAGACGTCCACATAGTCGGTTATGTCGAGATAGCCAAAATAACTTACGCCTCGACCACGCGCGAAGCGCTGCTGCCAGAACAGGTGGGTAGCACGCCAACTCTGATCGCTGAAAACCGAACTGACCAGCCCGACATACCCAACCTCAAAACCAAATTCAGTTGGAGGGATATCCGTATAGCCATGTCGGTTTTCGACTTTGAAGATAAGACTGCCTGTATTCGCTCCGTGTCTGCCTACCAGATCCCAAATGCCGTAGGCACGGAAAGCGCCACTGGCGGAGGTGTCGTCGTCCAAGCTCTGTGATGCCACGTATCCGAGTGCATCATATTCGAGGCTGAAATCGAGCCCTGCGCGCTTTTTAAGTCGTGTCTTCCATTCGTCCCAGCGTTTCCCAGTGGGCTCGGTCCCAGCCACGTCCGGCTTGTCCGTTGCGTTATCGACTAGCTCATTCTCCACTGCACTCGGCCCCACCAACTGTGTGGCAGCATCTTCACCCCCCACAAGTGTGAGAGGCGACGTCATCGTCACGGCAAGTACCGTGAACCTTATTGTCACAATAGCCGCCATTAAACTAGGCGCCAACCTGACTAACAGCTCGGACCATCACGATGCTCTGTTGACATGAAAAATCGACCATTCCGTTGCTTGTAGTTAGTGATTCTTGTTAGAGCGTGTTCCGGTAATTTGTATAGCGATGGAACTGCTCAGTTACATCTTTCGTGACATGGGGCGTGATAACCCTCTTGATATGAAATGCTGTGGGTCGTCACAAAACAGGATATAAGATATTAGTTCAAGATAGGGGGGCAAATGGGACGCTATTACTTAATTGCTGTGCATTTATCCAGTACAATCGCGCCCATCACCAACAATCCACTCATCAACCCAGAACAGCATTTTGCCCCAAGGATTCCTCCTCACCCGCCACAGCTTTGACCAGCGCGGCAGCACCTGCATCCACTACTGGCTGGCCACGCCCGAGGGCCCGGTCAAGCTGGTCATTGAAGGTGAGCGCCCGGTTTTTATGGTGAGGGTGGCGGACCGCACCCAGGTGACCGAGGCGCTGGCCGGCGTGCCTTACGATTGGCAGCAGCTGGGCTTCCAGACCTTTGGCCGCGAGGAAGCGGCCATGCTTTATTTCCCCACCATCGACGCCCACCGCCGGGCGCAGACCCTGTTGCAACATCGCGGCATCGAGGTTTTTGAAGCGGATTTTCGGCTCCACGACCGTTACCTGATGGAGCGCTTTGTCCGCGGTGGCCTCTATTTTGAAGGGGTGGCCCGGGCCAAAGACGGCTATACGGAATATCGCAACGTGCGCCTAAAGGGCGCCGAGGTGCAGCCGGATTTCAAGGTGGTTTCTCTGGATGTGGAGTGCTCCGGCCAGGGCGAGCTGTATTCCATCGGTCTCTACGGGCACGGCGTGGAAGAGGTGCTGATGGTGGGTAAACCGGAGGCCGCCGATACCTCCATCCACTGGGTGGATGACGAGCGGGCGTTGCTCGAGGCGCTGGAGGCCAGGATTCAATCCCTGGACCCGGACATCATCATCGGCTGGTCCGTGGTGGACTTTGACTTTCGTCTACTGGTTAAAAGGGCGGGGCGCTACGGACTGCGCCTGAAGCTGGGACGCGGTGGCACCGATGCCCGCTGGCGGGATGGCCGGGAAGGCAGCCAGGGATTCGTGACACTGCCGGGCCGGGTAGTACTGGATGGCATCGATGGACTGAAGAACGCCACCTACAGCTTTGAAAGCTTCAGCCTGGAGTTCGTGGCCCAGACGCTACTGGGCAGGGGCAAGGACACCGAAGACGTGGACAACCGCCTGGCCGCGATTGAGCACGACTTTCGCCATAACAAACCCAAGCTGGCTGCCTACAACCTGGAAGACTGCCGCCTGGTCTGGGATATTTACCTGCACACCCGCTTGCTGGATTACCTGCGCCTGCGGGCCCAGCTCACCGGCCTCGAACTCGATCGCAGTGGCGGCTCAGTGGCGGCCTTTACCAACCTCTACCTGCCCAAACTACACCGCAGCCGCTATGTGGCGCCCAACCTGCCGGCGGACGGCGGCCTCGCCAGCCCGGGCGGCTATGTGATGGACTCCCGGCCGGGCCTGTACGACAACGTGCTGGTGCTGGATTTCAAGAGCCTGTATCCCAGCATTATCCGCACCTTCAAGATCGATCCTATGGGTTTGATTGAGGGGTTGGCCGACGGATCGGAAGAGGGCGAGCCGGAGGGGCGGTCGGATAAAAACACAATCCCCGGTTTTCGCGGCGCGCACTTTTCCCGTGACAAGCATTTCCTGCCGGACATCATTACCAACCTCTGGGCCGAGCGTGACATCGCCAAGCAGGAGCAGGATGCCGCCCGCTCCCAGGCCATCAAGATCATCATGAACTCTTTCTACGGGGTGCTCGGAAGTGGGGGCTGTCGTTTTTACGACACGCGCCTGGCCAGCTCCATCACCCTGCGCGGTCACGAGATCATGCAGCAGACGGCCCGCTGGATTGAGGAGCTGGGTCACCAGGTTATCTATGGCGATACCGATTCCACGTTTGTCTGGCTGAGTGGCCGCCCCAGCGCGGAGGAAGCGGATTTGATCGGCAAGGGCCTGGCGAGCGAGATCAACACGCGCTGGCAGAACAAGCTCAAAGACGAGCTGGCGCTGGCGTGCGAACTGGAGCTGGAATTCGAAACCCACTACCAGCGCTTTTTGATGCCCACCATTCGCGGCTCCGAGGCCGGCTCCAAGAAACGCTATGCGGGGCTGGTGGTGAACGGGGATGAGGAAAAGCTCGTATTCAAGGGCCTGGAAACCGTCCGCAGCGACTGGACGCCCCTGGCCAAGCAATTCCAGACCCAGCTCTACGGGATGGTATTTCACGGCGAAGATCCGTCCGACTATATCCGCGAGACGGTTGAGAAAACCCGGGCAGGGGAGATGGACGAGCAGCTGGTGTATCGCAAGCGGCTCCGGCGCAAGCTGGAGCAATACGTGAAAAACGTACCGCCCCAGGTGCGCGCGGCGCGCATGGCCGATGAACACCGCCGCCAGCAGGGGCTAGAACCCCGCTACCAGAACAAGGGCTGGATTCAATACGTGATCACCCTCAACGGCCCCGAGCCAGTGGACTACCGTCAGTCACCGATCGATTACCAGCACTATATCGACAAGCAGCTCAAGCCCGTGGCTGATGCCATATTGCCCTTCATCGACCTGGATTTTGACAGCCTGGTGGATGGCCAGTTGGGCCTGTTCGGTGTGAGCGATTGAGTATCGGTCTGCTAATCCTCGTCACCGGTCGACGTAGTGGATCGGGACTCCGGTGCACTTGAGTGCGGGGCTGGGCCGACCGGCTGCAATCGCCCTTCAAGCATCGTGCCCCATACCGTGATGTCCTTGATCCTGGGAGGTTCGACCTCCAGGGGGCTCTCCCCGAGCACCGTCAGGTTGGCCTTCTTGCCCACCTCGATCGAGCCGATCTCCTTCTCTTGCCGGATCGAATACGCAGCGCCGAGGGTGACGGCTTCGAGCGCCTGCGCCGCGGTAATCCGCTGGTCCGGCCCCGGCGTCCAACCGGGAGGCGTCGTGCGGTTGACCGCCGCCCACATCAGGTAGAGCGGGCTGGCCGGTCCCATCGGCATGTCGGAGTGCAGCGAGATCGGTATGCCGGCGCGAAGAGTGTCCCCTAGCGGCACCATGCGCTCGGTGCGCGCCTTGCCGACACCGACCTTGGCATATTTGTCGGCGAGTGTGGTGGTGTACGAAGGGTTGGCGGAGACGATCGCGCCAAGCCTGGCGATGCGGGCGATCTGGTCCGGTTGAGCGTACCCGAAGTGCACGAGCGTCGTGCGATGGTCGGTGCGCGGCTTGCGCTTCATCGCTTTCTCGAGTGTGTCGAGCAGCACGTCTAGGGCCTTGTCGCCCAGCACATGGATGTGAATCTGATACCCGGCGTCCCAGTAGACGTCGAATGCCCGCGCAAATAAATCCGGGGCCTGAATCCACTCGCCGTGGTGGCCGTCGATGTAGCCATCGCGCATCTGGGCTAACTGGGAGAAGATTGCACCGTCGAGCAACAGCTTGGTCTGCTTCGGCAGGAACTTCCCGCGGCCGGCACCCCAGCTCATCATCTTCTCGTGTTCGGCAATGAGCGTTGCGCCCCCTTCCTTGTCGAGGTACTTGGCGGCGATCATCCGACCATCAGGAATGTAGAAAAAGTTGAATGGGGTGGCGTCGTCGCCGAACGCAGCGTTGATCGCGTCCTGTAGGGGCTTGTCCAGTGGACCGGCCGGCTCGGAAAGAGCGGTGATGCCCTGCTGGTGGAAATACCGCTCCGCAAACTTCAACCCGCGATCAAGTTGCTCAGGACTTGCAAGGCCCTTGGTAATGCGGCCCATTACTCCCTCGAAAAAGCCTGCTTCCCAGAACTTGCCTTCTTTCAGGTCGGACTGCTCCTGCGCCGCTTTCGGCAATGTCGCGACCCACTCGGCGTCGATCTCGTACTCTTTCATTGCCGCTGTATTGAAGAACATTATGTGCGTCGAGCGATCCCAGACCGCGACGGGCAGGGTGGGCGCCATCTGGTCGAGAATGGCGCGCGACATCGGGCCGTGCCAGGCCTGGTGGTAACCCCAAGTAAAGAGCGTCGAACCGGATGAGGGGTTATGCTCGGCGATCGCCTTTTGCAGTCGCTTACGGTAGGTCGCTTCGTCGAGTGCCTTGGGCGCGAAGCCGTTTGCCGTGTTCCAGTCTTCAATGGAGATCACATCGCACACCATTGCGAGCGCGGCCAGCAACGGGTGCACGTGCTGATCGATGAGGCCCGGTACCACCACCAGATCCGCAAACGTCGTATCCGTTCGCGCTCCGGCCCCGGCTGCCTTCTTGACCTCGGTGCGTGTGCCGACGGCGATGAACCTGCCGTCCTTCACCGCCACGGCTTCGGCGCGCGGTTTCTTCGGATCCATGGTGATGAATTCACGGGAGGTGTAGATCACAGTTTGCGATGATTGCTTGGCAAGGGGATCCGGTCCCTGCAATCGAATTGCCTGCGCCCAGGCGATGATGGGTACGGCAAGCAAAAAGGTGGACGCTATCGTTGTTAGTCGTGCCCTAAAAGACATATCTCCTCCTTGCTTAGGCGGGGTTGTCGCGACAATACAGTACCGATTTCTCGATGTGAAATGACTTCTTCAAGTTCAAAAATCAATGTTGGCTCGCAGTGCAAGATCCCATGCGTCACCAAATTCCTGGCGTGCAGGATCAATCCACTGTAGATCAACAGTGAACTGAAACCAGGGGGCCATAGCCACCTTGTAGTAGAGTTCCAGTCCACGTTCGTCGTCGAATGGGATTACCGGATCCACGGACGACTCCAGGGCATCACTGAGATCGTAGAAGTAATAGCCGATACCGAATTCATCGAGCGGTCGCCCTGATACGATGCCCTGACCGGCAAAACCGCCGATAAACGATGCCTGTATCGGGTTAGGGTTACCGTCGGCCTTCGCCGCCTTGGCGTAGATTCCAAAACCCTTGCCGGGTACGGCGGGGCTCTCGTAAATTAAATGTGATGCGGTCACGCTGAGATTGTAAGAGCCCTTGAGGGTGCCGGTCTTGAGATCTGGCGGTAACAGTAGTTGCCCGAGGTCTGCGCCGTCTTTGGTGCTGTAAGTACCGGTTACCCCCAGACTGCTGCTTCTTCCCGCAAGTTTCCCTGTCCAGGTGGTGCCGAGGGATATATTGGTGCCGACATTAAAAAGGTTGGCGAAACCGTAGTCGTTGGTTCGGTCATTGGGATCAAACACCATGAAGGTCAGCGACCAGGGATTGAACCTGTGTGAAATGATCGTGCCCATGATGACAGGGGGCACTACCCCGCTGGGCGGTGCCACAAATGCAACATTGTTGAAGCGATCCCGTGCCCAGCCGCCAAAAAACGGGTCTTTTGCTAATAAGTCAAAGGCGTTTATCTTGCCAAGCATCATCGACGTATTATCGCCGAAGCGGTGGCTGTAATAGATGGAACTCCCTACCAGACGGCCGGGATCGCCCAGAGGCGTGGTAATACCTGCATTGACGGGCCAAATACCGCCTGAGCTGGGCACGGGGCGGTCGGCTAGTTCGCCGAAACGGGATTCCAAGTGGAAATTAAATCCGCCTCCGTGCCACAGGCTGAGCTTTTCAGTGTTCAAAGTGATGAACCCGTCCGCTCTTCCGCCAAATTCGAAATCGACATTATCCACGCCGCCGGACAGCAGGCCCTGATAATAACCGGTTACAGAAAAATCAATGTTAACCCCGTGTGCCTCCAGTGCACTACGTGACCCATTCCAGTCACAGGTCAGGCGATCACGGGCACACAGGCGGTGTTGTGGAGTATCCGCGCTTGCCACGCCCGGTAAGTTCCCAAAAGTAAGAAAAATTACTGTGACGCCAATTCTCATAGCCATTCAAATTCCGCAAATTCGTCGCTTTAAACATTCAATCGGCCCAGGACGTATGGCTGAACTATAGTTGTTCGCGTAGTAATGGAGGCAGGAATGGACGCTGAGACAGGTTTTCGGAAGTAGGAGTTAGAAATATGAATTGTGCATTCTATACGGCAGTCGCAATCGTCATGACGGCGCTTTTTATTGCCCCCTGTTCCGCGGAAGAACCTCGTCCAATGGCCGATTCGATTTACACTGGTGGCACCATACTTACCGTTAATGATGCACAGTCTAATGCAGAAGCTGTCGCCGTTAAGAATGGAAAAATTCTCGCGGTAGGCAACCGCGAGAAAATTGAAGAATCGCACAAGGGGGGTGATACGAAGATCGTCGATCTTGGCGGTAAAACAATGTTGCCGGGATTTGTCGATTCACACGGACATGCTTATTTAATCGGTATTCAGGCGACAACGGCGAATTTGCTGCCACCACCTGATGGTGCCGGCCGGGACATTGCCACCTTGCAGTCAATACTCTCTGACTGGGCTAAAGGAAATAAAAGCACGGTGGAAAAAATTGGCTGGATCGTCGGCTTTGGTTACGACGATTCGCAACTCGCAGAGCAGCGGCACCCCACCAAAGAAGAGCTCGACAAGGTATCCACTGAATATCCGGTGATCATCATTCATCAATCCAGCCACCTTGGCGTCGCAAACAGCAAGGCGCTGGAACTTGCGGGGATCACCGCCGAAACCAAAAATCCGAAGGGTGGTGTATTTCGTCGCAAGGCGGGTTCACAAGAGCCTAACGGCGTGCTGGAGGAATATGCTTTCTTTTATGTCATCAGCAAGCTTGCAGAGAAATTTGATGACAATGTTAACGACACGCTCGTCGAGGAGGGAGCCAAACTGCTCGCATCCTATGGCTACACTACTGGGCAAGAAGGACGTTCGATGGCTCCAGCCGTGGCAGCTATGCAGCGGGTGGCTGACGCGGGCAATCTGCAAATTGATCTGGTGACCTACCCGGACATCCTTGAGGTTAAGAATCCAAGTCCCTCCCGGTCATATAAAAACCGATTTCGAGTGGGCGGTGTCAAATTAGTCATTGACGGATCACCGCAAGGTAAGACCGCGTGGCTGACGCAACCCTACTATGTACCGCCCGAAGGGCAGGATAAGGACTACAGGGGTTATGCCGTTATTGATCAAAAAACGACGGATGAAGCGGTAGAAAAAGCGTTTGCCAATGGCTGGCAAATTATCACTCACTCCAATGGCGATGCTGCCAGTGACCGGCTGATCGAGGCAATACAAAAGGCGAAAGCCAAGCATCCGGATGTGGACAACCGGCCGGTTTTGATACATGGTCAGGTTCTGCGCGAGGATCAAGTCGAGCGCCTCAAAGAACTTGATGTCTTTCCCTCTCTTTTCCCGATGCATACATTTTACTGGGGTGATTGGCACCGGGATTCTGTATTGGGACCGGAGCGGGCTGAGAATATCTCTCCAACCGGCTGGCTTATGGAGCGCGACATGACGTTCGGTACCCATCACGATGCGCCGGTTGCACTACCCAACTCAATGCGTGTGCTATCTGCCACAGTTACTCGTAGAACCCGCACCGGGCGCGTTCTCGGGCCTGAGCATCGCGTGCCGGTTGCCACCGCTTTAAAGGCGATGACCATTTGGCCCGCTTGGCAGCACTTCGAGGAAAATACCAAAGGTTCGATTGAGGTTGGCAAGCTGGCCGATTTTGTTATCCTCTCCGAAAATCCAATGACCATCCCAGAAGATAAATTGGCCGAGATTAAAGTGTTGGAAACGATTAAA
Protein-coding sequences here:
- a CDS encoding amidohydrolase, giving the protein MNCAFYTAVAIVMTALFIAPCSAEEPRPMADSIYTGGTILTVNDAQSNAEAVAVKNGKILAVGNREKIEESHKGGDTKIVDLGGKTMLPGFVDSHGHAYLIGIQATTANLLPPPDGAGRDIATLQSILSDWAKGNKSTVEKIGWIVGFGYDDSQLAEQRHPTKEELDKVSTEYPVIIIHQSSHLGVANSKALELAGITAETKNPKGGVFRRKAGSQEPNGVLEEYAFFYVISKLAEKFDDNVNDTLVEEGAKLLASYGYTTGQEGRSMAPAVAAMQRVADAGNLQIDLVTYPDILEVKNPSPSRSYKNRFRVGGVKLVIDGSPQGKTAWLTQPYYVPPEGQDKDYRGYAVIDQKTTDEAVEKAFANGWQIITHSNGDAASDRLIEAIQKAKAKHPDVDNRPVLIHGQVLREDQVERLKELDVFPSLFPMHTFYWGDWHRDSVLGPERAENISPTGWLMERDMTFGTHHDAPVALPNSMRVLSATVTRRTRTGRVLGPEHRVPVATALKAMTIWPAWQHFEENTKGSIEVGKLADFVILSENPMTIPEDKLAEIKVLETIKEGKSIYRRSDKSVGISSPAIFGISHHAGHEAEAGLVNGSRASGDGCFNSALDLILGAFNKNADFAPKPMSSE